One Sphingomonas endolithica DNA segment encodes these proteins:
- the ahcY gene encoding adenosylhomocysteinase yields the protein MATAPVLDTQDYVVADISLADFGRAEINIAETEMPGLMSLRSEFGPSQPLKGARITGSLHMTIQTAVLIETLTALGADVRWATCNIFSTQDHAAAAIAATGVPVFAIKGESLADYWDYVGDIFNWGADTDGQTANIILDDGGDATMFALWGAKLEAGATLGEPENDEEVEFQRALKAFVAKYPGYLTETVKNLKGVSEETTTGVHRLYEIAKKGELPFPAINVNDSVTKSKFDNLYGCKESLVDAIRRATDVMLAGKVAVVAGFGDVGKGSAQSLRNGGARVMVTEVDPICALQAAMEGFEVVTMEEAVTRADIFVTATGNADVITADHIKAMKPMSIVCNIGHFDSEIQISALSNYEWTEVKPGTDLVKFPDGKQIIILAKGRLVNLGCATGHPSFVMSASFTNQTLAQIELFTKGENYKNEVYVLPKHLDEKVAALHLEKLGVKLSQLTPKQAGYIGVPVEGPFKPDHYRY from the coding sequence GTGGCCACCGCCCCTGTGCTCGACACCCAAGATTATGTCGTCGCCGACATCAGCCTCGCCGATTTCGGTCGCGCCGAGATCAACATCGCCGAGACCGAAATGCCGGGTCTGATGTCGCTCCGTTCGGAGTTCGGCCCGTCGCAGCCGCTGAAGGGCGCGCGGATCACCGGCTCGCTGCACATGACGATCCAGACTGCCGTGCTGATCGAGACGCTGACCGCCTTGGGCGCGGATGTGCGCTGGGCGACCTGCAACATCTTCTCGACCCAGGACCACGCCGCCGCCGCTATCGCTGCGACCGGCGTGCCAGTGTTCGCGATCAAGGGCGAAAGCCTGGCCGATTATTGGGATTATGTCGGCGACATCTTCAACTGGGGCGCTGATACGGACGGCCAGACCGCCAATATCATCCTTGACGACGGTGGCGACGCGACGATGTTCGCTTTGTGGGGCGCCAAGCTCGAAGCTGGCGCGACGCTCGGCGAGCCGGAGAATGACGAGGAAGTCGAGTTCCAGCGCGCGCTGAAGGCGTTCGTCGCCAAGTATCCGGGCTACCTGACCGAGACGGTCAAGAACCTGAAGGGCGTTTCGGAAGAGACAACGACCGGCGTGCACCGCCTGTACGAGATCGCGAAGAAGGGCGAGCTGCCGTTCCCGGCGATCAACGTCAACGACTCGGTGACCAAGTCGAAGTTCGACAACCTGTACGGTTGCAAGGAGTCGCTGGTCGACGCGATCCGTCGCGCCACCGACGTGATGCTCGCCGGCAAGGTCGCGGTCGTCGCCGGCTTCGGTGACGTCGGCAAGGGCTCGGCCCAGTCGCTGCGCAATGGTGGCGCGCGCGTGATGGTCACCGAGGTCGATCCGATCTGCGCTCTGCAGGCGGCGATGGAAGGCTTCGAAGTCGTTACGATGGAAGAGGCCGTCACTCGCGCCGACATCTTCGTGACCGCGACCGGCAATGCCGATGTCATCACCGCCGATCACATCAAGGCGATGAAGCCGATGTCGATCGTCTGCAACATCGGACACTTCGACAGCGAGATCCAGATCTCGGCTTTGTCCAACTATGAGTGGACCGAAGTGAAGCCGGGCACCGATCTGGTGAAGTTCCCGGACGGCAAGCAGATCATCATCCTCGCCAAGGGCCGCCTGGTGAACCTGGGCTGCGCAACCGGTCACCCGTCATTCGTGATGTCGGCCAGCTTCACCAACCAGACGCTGGCGCAGATCGAGCTCTTCACCAAGGGCGAGAACTACAAGAACGAAGTGTACGTCCTGCCCAAGCATCTCGACGAAAAGGTCGCCGCGCTGCATCTCGAAAAGCTCGGCGTAAAGCTGTCGCAGCTGACGCCGAAGCAGGCCGGATACATCGGCGTGCCGGTCGAGGGGCCGTTCAAGCCGGATCATTACCGCTACTGA
- a CDS encoding YqgE/AlgH family protein translates to MESARYLTGQFLLAMPGIGDPRFERAAIAVCAHDEQGAVGIGLGTVINGLGLHTLLEQFAIDPGAAPNAPVHLGGPVEPRRGFVIHSTDWGGQDTIDVAGRWAMSGTIDVLRAIAEGAGPSRFVVALGYAAWGDGQLDEELTRHGWFNVNGDLALLYDTPASERWERGFAEAGVDARLLASGAGTA, encoded by the coding sequence ATGGAAAGCGCGCGATATCTCACCGGCCAGTTTCTGCTCGCCATGCCCGGGATCGGCGATCCCCGGTTCGAGCGTGCGGCTATCGCCGTGTGCGCGCATGACGAGCAGGGTGCGGTCGGGATCGGGCTGGGTACCGTCATTAACGGGCTCGGGCTGCACACGCTGCTTGAACAGTTCGCGATCGATCCTGGTGCGGCACCGAACGCGCCGGTGCATCTGGGCGGTCCGGTCGAGCCGCGCCGCGGCTTCGTGATCCATTCGACCGACTGGGGCGGGCAGGACACGATCGATGTCGCCGGGCGCTGGGCGATGTCCGGCACGATTGATGTATTGCGGGCGATTGCCGAGGGCGCCGGACCGAGCCGCTTCGTCGTCGCACTGGGCTATGCCGCGTGGGGCGACGGGCAGCTTGACGAGGAATTGACGCGACACGGCTGGTTCAACGTCAACGGTGACCTGGCATTGTTGTACGACACGCCCGCGAGCGAGCGCTGGGAGCGGGGCTTTGCCGAAGCAGGGGTGGATGCGCGCCTGTTGGCAAGCGGTGCAGGGACGGCCTAG
- a CDS encoding peroxiredoxin, whose translation MTISVGDRIPTTTLTKVTASGPDQVSSDEFFKGRKIVLVAVPGAFTPTCSARHLPSFVDKADELKAKGVDEIAFTSVNDAFVMDAWAKSADAGDITMLADGNGDFAEAIGLTMDGSKFGMGKRSQRYSMLVEDGVVRQLNVEAPGEFNVSSAEHLLSEI comes from the coding sequence ATGACGATTAGCGTCGGCGACCGTATTCCCACCACCACCCTCACCAAGGTCACCGCCAGCGGTCCTGACCAAGTCAGCTCCGACGAATTCTTCAAGGGCCGCAAGATCGTACTGGTCGCCGTGCCCGGCGCGTTCACGCCGACCTGCTCCGCGCGACACCTCCCCAGCTTCGTCGACAAGGCCGATGAACTGAAAGCCAAGGGCGTGGACGAGATCGCCTTCACCTCGGTCAACGACGCGTTCGTCATGGATGCCTGGGCCAAGAGCGCAGATGCGGGCGACATCACCATGCTGGCCGATGGCAATGGCGACTTCGCCGAGGCAATCGGGCTGACGATGGACGGATCGAAGTTCGGCATGGGCAAGCGCAGCCAGCGTTACTCGATGCTGGTCGAGGACGGCGTGGTCAGGCAGTTGAACGTCGAAGCCCCAGGCGAATTCAACGTGTCGTCGGCGGAACATCTGCTGAGCGAAATCTGA
- a CDS encoding AMP nucleosidase: MTTAADIVAELDTLYCASVERLQAALTDFIANGTIPDPACRRDGSFAYPEIRLTYRGGNDRPAPMRSFGRLGTEGEYKISVTKPAIFADYLIEQLTLLIEDYDVEVQAVEGRQEIPFPYVLDPGHALSLDEISAADLARFFPATELANIGDEIADGLWVASDETRPLALFDGLRTDFSLARLRHYMGTPAEHSQRFVLFTNYHRYVDEFVRWAAGQLGPDADGNPSRFTGLSGAGGIMIHHGDDADKIVSDSAWRRHQMPAYHLMADDRTGITLVNIGVGPSNAKTITDHLAVLRPEAWLMIGHCGGLRPSQRIGDYVLAHAYLRDDHVLDDVLPPEIPVPAIAEVQVAMARAAETISGQSGDELKRRLRTGTIVTTDDRNWELRYSKSALRFSLSRAVGIDMESATIAAQGYRFRVPYGTLLCVSDKPLHGELKLPGQANRFYERAINEHMRIGIETCEELRREGAKLHSRKLRAFNEPPFR, from the coding sequence ATGACAACTGCCGCCGACATCGTCGCCGAACTCGACACCCTATATTGCGCCTCGGTCGAACGGCTGCAGGCCGCGCTGACTGATTTTATCGCGAACGGAACTATACCGGACCCCGCCTGTCGTCGTGACGGCAGCTTTGCTTATCCCGAAATACGGCTGACCTATCGCGGCGGCAACGATCGCCCCGCACCCATGCGCTCGTTTGGTCGCCTCGGTACCGAGGGCGAATACAAGATCAGCGTGACCAAGCCGGCAATTTTCGCCGACTATCTGATCGAGCAGCTGACCCTGCTGATCGAGGATTACGACGTCGAAGTGCAAGCGGTGGAGGGGCGGCAGGAAATCCCCTTCCCCTACGTGCTCGATCCTGGCCATGCGCTCAGCCTGGACGAAATCTCCGCTGCCGATCTAGCGCGGTTCTTCCCGGCCACCGAACTGGCCAATATTGGCGACGAGATTGCCGACGGGCTGTGGGTCGCCAGTGACGAAACACGGCCGTTGGCCCTTTTCGATGGCCTGCGGACCGATTTCAGCCTCGCGCGTCTGCGGCATTACATGGGCACGCCCGCCGAACATTCGCAGCGCTTCGTGCTGTTCACCAACTATCACCGCTATGTCGACGAGTTCGTCCGCTGGGCGGCGGGGCAACTCGGCCCAGATGCGGATGGCAATCCCAGCCGCTTCACCGGCCTGTCCGGCGCGGGCGGGATCATGATCCACCATGGCGACGATGCCGACAAGATCGTCAGTGACAGCGCTTGGCGGCGGCACCAGATGCCGGCCTATCACCTGATGGCGGACGATCGCACCGGGATCACATTGGTCAATATCGGCGTCGGCCCGTCCAACGCCAAGACGATCACCGATCACTTGGCGGTGCTGCGCCCAGAGGCTTGGCTGATGATCGGCCATTGCGGCGGCCTGCGCCCGAGCCAGCGGATCGGCGACTACGTCCTCGCGCACGCCTATCTGCGCGACGATCACGTGCTCGACGACGTGCTGCCGCCGGAGATTCCGGTGCCCGCGATCGCCGAAGTCCAGGTCGCCATGGCGCGTGCGGCGGAGACGATCTCCGGCCAGTCGGGTGACGAGCTCAAGCGTCGCCTGCGCACCGGCACGATCGTCACCACCGACGATCGCAATTGGGAACTACGCTACTCGAAGTCGGCACTGCGCTTTTCGCTCAGCCGCGCGGTCGGGATCGACATGGAATCCGCCACCATCGCCGCCCAGGGCTATCGCTTCCGCGTGCCCTACGGCACCTTGCTGTGCGTGTCGGACAAGCCGCTGCACGGCGAATTGAAGCTGCCGGGCCAGGCCAACCGCTTCTACGAACGGGCGATCAACGAGCATATGCGGATCGGCATCGAGACGTGCGAGGAGCTGCGTCGCGAAGGCGCCAAGCTGCACAGCCGCAAGCTGCGCGCGTTCAACGAGCCGCCCTTCCGGTGA